From the Maioricimonas rarisocia genome, one window contains:
- the epmA gene encoding EF-P lysine aminoacylase EpmA has protein sequence MNEAAAGDGSFLPSADLVTLRRRAILTQAVRTFFDRHGYWEVETPLLSRDICVDAWIDPFCLQGDGDGTLYLQTSPEFAMKRLLAAGADAIWQLTRSFRRGETGQYHNPEFAMLEWYRVGDDHHAQMTFVEALVRHVATQAVEFGAEAAPLSRLTEPIRRLRYDEAFAEFAGSSVLQLEVVDLAELARTHDLVVPASLQQGEGDRDDWLNLLLAEIVEPALASLGAVFLYDYPASQAALAKVSPGPPPVAERFELYLDGIEICNGYHELTEADELARRMQQQSDRRVAAGLPALPVESRLLQAMRKGLPNCAGVALGLDRLLMWALGAETLADVMPFPFDRC, from the coding sequence ATGAACGAGGCGGCAGCCGGGGACGGGAGCTTCCTTCCGTCTGCCGACCTGGTCACGCTGCGGCGGCGGGCGATACTCACGCAGGCCGTACGGACGTTCTTCGACCGACACGGCTACTGGGAAGTCGAAACGCCGCTGCTTTCCCGGGACATCTGCGTCGACGCGTGGATCGATCCGTTCTGCCTGCAAGGGGACGGCGACGGCACGCTCTATCTGCAGACGTCCCCCGAGTTCGCCATGAAGCGGCTGCTCGCCGCCGGCGCAGATGCGATCTGGCAGCTGACCCGCTCGTTCCGTCGGGGGGAAACGGGGCAGTATCACAATCCCGAGTTCGCCATGCTCGAGTGGTACCGGGTCGGCGACGATCATCATGCTCAGATGACGTTCGTCGAAGCCCTGGTTCGCCATGTCGCCACTCAGGCAGTCGAGTTCGGTGCCGAAGCGGCCCCCCTGAGCCGCCTGACGGAGCCGATTCGTCGCTTGCGGTACGACGAGGCCTTTGCCGAGTTCGCCGGCTCATCCGTGCTGCAACTGGAAGTCGTCGACCTGGCGGAGCTGGCCCGGACGCATGACCTGGTCGTTCCTGCGTCGCTCCAGCAGGGGGAAGGGGACCGGGACGACTGGCTCAACCTGCTGCTCGCAGAGATCGTCGAGCCGGCCCTGGCGAGCCTGGGGGCGGTGTTCCTGTACGACTACCCGGCCTCGCAGGCAGCCCTGGCGAAGGTCTCCCCTGGTCCACCGCCGGTCGCGGAGCGGTTCGAACTGTATCTGGACGGGATCGAGATCTGTAACGGCTATCACGAGCTGACCGAGGCCGACGAGCTGGCCCGACGTATGCAACAGCAGTCAGACCGCCGCGTGGCTGCGGGACTGCCGGCGCTGCCGGTCGAAAGCCGACTGTTGCAGGCGATGCGAAAAGGGCTGCCGAACTGTGCGGGGGTCGCGTTGGGGCTGGATCGGCTGCTGATGTGGGCACTCGGAGCGGAGACGCTCGCGGATGTGATGCCGTTTCCGTTCGACCGCTGCTGA
- a CDS encoding DUF1559 domain-containing protein, translated as MRQVAVAKPPARMGRRGFTLIELLVVIAIIGLLVAMLMPAVQRAREAARRNSCINNMKQLGLAAHNYLDSQGVFPSGYVIGDPLCDFDFSISNGDFIEPIVFPVETMSGVGAVPVQQLTNIQEHTMGAYWSWHSMILPQMDQSTLALDFVQAKNTQPNWQLLQTPIEPYVCPSATFPGSRIAGMGWTSYRGCVGYWQSHDPSLPHYVDPSDPNAVPLNNGIIFENSKIDDRNISDGFSSTILFGESLFGLWPDSYSCCARVRDDQPNFDGYWTATDISGCGNGTTQFFGFGSFHEDVCNFTLADGSSRSITKTIDGGVLRALATRNGREPIQSEF; from the coding sequence ATGCGTCAGGTCGCCGTCGCGAAACCTCCCGCCCGCATGGGACGACGAGGATTTACGCTGATCGAACTGCTGGTCGTGATCGCCATTATCGGGTTGCTGGTGGCCATGCTGATGCCGGCCGTCCAGCGCGCCCGTGAAGCGGCCCGACGCAACAGCTGCATCAACAACATGAAGCAGCTGGGTCTGGCAGCCCACAACTACCTCGACTCGCAGGGGGTCTTCCCCTCCGGATACGTCATTGGCGATCCGCTCTGCGACTTCGACTTCTCAATTTCGAACGGCGACTTCATCGAGCCGATCGTGTTCCCCGTCGAGACCATGTCCGGCGTCGGAGCCGTTCCGGTGCAGCAGCTGACCAACATCCAGGAGCACACGATGGGTGCCTACTGGAGCTGGCACAGCATGATCCTGCCGCAGATGGATCAGTCGACCCTCGCCCTCGACTTCGTCCAGGCGAAGAACACGCAACCCAACTGGCAGCTGCTGCAGACCCCCATTGAGCCTTACGTCTGCCCCAGCGCAACCTTCCCCGGCTCACGAATCGCCGGCATGGGCTGGACCAGCTACCGCGGCTGCGTCGGCTACTGGCAGAGCCATGATCCGAGCCTGCCGCATTACGTCGATCCCTCCGATCCGAACGCCGTCCCACTGAACAACGGCATCATCTTCGAGAACAGCAAGATCGACGACCGGAACATCAGCGACGGATTCTCGAGCACGATCCTGTTCGGCGAATCGCTGTTCGGCCTGTGGCCCGACTCCTACTCCTGCTGTGCCCGCGTCCGTGACGACCAGCCGAACTTCGACGGCTACTGGACCGCGACCGACATCTCCGGATGTGGCAACGGCACGACGCAGTTCTTCGGCTTCGGCAGCTTCCACGAAGACGTCTGCAACTTCACACTGGCCGATGGCTCGTCGCGGTCGATCACCAAGACCATCGACGGCGGCGTACTGCGGGCTCTGGCGACCCGCAACGGCCGCGAACCGATCCAGAGCGAGTTCTGA
- a CDS encoding HNH endonuclease — MISTSPQENADPAIMSGVRTRTRRRQPSTAMQASVLALNRNWLAVHVLSVPRAFCLLFKGHAEVVSVEDGLYQTYDFEAWRELSELKASLGEPVEEDSDWISAVSFDIQVPRIVRLTAYDRIPTRTIKFNRRNIFLRDDHRCQYCGKRFSMKRLSLDHVLPRSRGGGDSWENLVCACVTCNVRKGGRTPREAGMRLLTQPVRPRQSPLISRHLLQRKYGCWRQFLPAATPQESRSGRLVGVH, encoded by the coding sequence ATGATCTCGACGTCTCCGCAGGAGAATGCGGACCCCGCGATAATGTCTGGCGTGCGGACGCGGACCCGTCGCCGCCAGCCCTCCACTGCCATGCAGGCCAGCGTTCTGGCGCTCAACCGGAACTGGCTGGCTGTCCATGTGCTTTCGGTGCCGCGGGCCTTCTGCCTGTTGTTCAAGGGGCACGCTGAGGTCGTCAGCGTCGAGGATGGTCTCTATCAGACCTACGATTTCGAGGCCTGGCGCGAACTGAGCGAACTGAAAGCATCGTTGGGAGAACCGGTCGAGGAAGACAGCGACTGGATCTCGGCGGTCAGTTTCGACATCCAGGTTCCCCGCATTGTCCGACTGACCGCCTACGATCGCATTCCCACCCGCACGATCAAATTCAACCGGCGGAACATCTTTCTGCGTGATGACCACCGCTGCCAGTATTGCGGCAAGCGGTTCTCGATGAAGCGGCTGAGTCTCGACCACGTGCTGCCCCGCAGTCGCGGCGGCGGCGATTCGTGGGAGAACCTGGTCTGTGCCTGCGTGACGTGCAACGTCCGCAAGGGAGGCCGCACACCACGCGAGGCAGGCATGCGGCTGCTCACCCAGCCGGTCCGGCCCCGACAGAGCCCCCTGATCAGCCGGCACCTGCTGCAGCGCAAGTATGGCTGCTGGCGGCAGTTCCTTCCCGCTGCCACGCCGCAGGAGTCCCGGTCCGGGCGACTTGTCGGTGTCCACTGA
- a CDS encoding potassium channel family protein encodes MRRFFSIAGLLLALTTAGAAGIRLLTGRSWLESSYLAVITLTTLGSEDVARGDPWAMFFVMMYLVCGLSIFTYSAFQIGQLIVNAEIRGMLERRRMDRQIKTLEDHFIICGMGRMGMAICEYLAERQRPFVIIDRDLPRLEEIAQEHDWLYLHGDATDDEVLVQAGIERARALATVLATDADNVYVVLSARMLSADAQIIARSSDDAAVQKLERAGASRVISPFSSGAVKMARFMLNPSIEDFLEITDARGSELELADVQIREGSPYIGMKLAETDLSRKGVMVIGIRRASGERLLPPSGNAMIHVGDSLFAFGSSAAVNAMIGEQEI; translated from the coding sequence ATGAGACGATTCTTCTCCATCGCGGGACTGCTGCTGGCGCTGACCACCGCGGGAGCCGCCGGAATTCGCCTGCTGACCGGCCGATCGTGGCTGGAATCATCCTATCTTGCTGTCATTACGCTAACGACACTCGGCTCCGAAGACGTCGCCCGCGGCGACCCCTGGGCGATGTTCTTCGTAATGATGTATCTGGTCTGCGGGCTGAGTATCTTCACGTACAGTGCCTTCCAGATCGGGCAACTGATCGTCAATGCGGAAATCCGAGGGATGCTGGAGCGGCGACGCATGGACAGACAGATCAAGACGCTGGAAGACCACTTCATCATCTGCGGCATGGGGCGGATGGGGATGGCCATCTGCGAATACCTGGCCGAGCGCCAGCGACCGTTCGTCATCATCGACAGGGATTTGCCCCGACTCGAAGAGATCGCCCAGGAGCACGACTGGCTATACCTGCATGGCGATGCCACCGATGACGAAGTGCTGGTGCAGGCCGGCATCGAACGGGCCCGGGCCCTGGCAACCGTGCTCGCGACCGACGCCGACAACGTCTACGTGGTGCTGTCCGCCCGGATGCTCTCGGCCGACGCGCAGATCATCGCCCGCTCCAGCGACGACGCGGCTGTCCAGAAGCTGGAACGGGCCGGAGCCTCGCGGGTCATCAGCCCGTTCAGCAGCGGTGCTGTGAAGATGGCCCGGTTCATGCTCAACCCGAGTATCGAAGACTTCCTCGAAATCACCGATGCCCGCGGAAGCGAACTCGAACTGGCCGACGTGCAGATCCGCGAAGGGAGTCCGTACATCGGGATGAAGCTGGCCGAGACCGACCTGAGCCGCAAGGGAGTGATGGTGATCGGCATCCGTCGCGCCAGTGGCGAGCGCCTGCTCCCTCCCAGCGGGAATGCGATGATCCATGTCGGCGACAGCCTGTTTGCGTTCGGAAGTTCCGCAGCGGTGAATGCGATGATCGGCGAACAGGAGATCTAG
- the hpnE gene encoding hydroxysqualene dehydroxylase HpnE: MQKRVIVVGGGLAGLAAAVAIADAGVPVLLLESRPRLGGRASSFVDQKTGELIDNCQHVAMGCCTNLHDFCRRLGLDDLLRTESSLTFIGPEGQQSRFAAGLLPAPLHLAGAFAKLRFLTWGEKLSLARALNALARDTTAADQSFADWLRAHGQTERLMERFWSVVLVSALSETLDRIDVAYARKVFVDGFMTHRDGWTVQIPQAPLDELYGSRVTHWLQARGGAVRLQSGAAELTAENGHVRSVRLRSGDEITADEFVLAVPCERVAGLVPESLQSDTTVTSLSRLEAAPISSVHLWFDREITKLPHAVLVGRLSQWLFNRHRILKRGSGHESYEYQVVISASRMLAGDAREDTIAKVVAELADIWPDVSEARLQHARVVTEHRAVFSVTPGAERLRPGQQSPIPNLQFAGDWTRTGWPATMEGAVRSGYLAAENVLERLGQPRRILCDDLPCSRWSQWLLGLTTSGASGVRRPA; encoded by the coding sequence ATGCAGAAACGTGTGATCGTCGTTGGCGGAGGACTCGCCGGACTGGCTGCAGCGGTGGCGATCGCAGACGCTGGCGTTCCCGTCCTGCTGCTGGAGTCGCGGCCCCGCCTGGGTGGTCGAGCCAGTTCGTTTGTCGACCAGAAGACCGGCGAACTGATCGACAACTGTCAGCACGTCGCCATGGGGTGCTGCACGAATCTGCATGACTTCTGTCGTCGTCTGGGCCTCGACGATCTGCTGCGGACCGAATCGTCGCTGACATTCATCGGCCCGGAAGGTCAGCAGAGCCGCTTTGCCGCCGGTCTGCTCCCCGCCCCGCTGCACCTGGCCGGAGCGTTCGCGAAACTGCGGTTTCTGACATGGGGTGAGAAGCTTTCGCTCGCGCGTGCCCTCAACGCACTCGCTCGCGACACCACCGCCGCGGACCAGTCGTTTGCCGACTGGCTGCGAGCGCACGGTCAGACCGAACGGCTGATGGAACGTTTCTGGAGCGTCGTGCTCGTCAGCGCCCTCAGCGAGACGCTCGACCGCATCGACGTCGCGTACGCACGCAAGGTCTTCGTCGACGGATTCATGACGCATCGCGACGGATGGACGGTGCAAATCCCGCAGGCTCCGCTCGACGAACTGTACGGCAGCCGCGTGACGCATTGGCTCCAGGCACGCGGTGGTGCAGTCCGCCTGCAGTCCGGTGCCGCAGAGCTGACCGCCGAGAATGGGCACGTCCGCTCCGTCCGGCTCCGCAGTGGCGACGAGATCACAGCAGACGAGTTTGTGCTGGCGGTCCCCTGCGAACGTGTGGCCGGTCTCGTCCCGGAGTCTCTGCAGTCCGATACGACCGTCACCTCGCTGTCCCGGCTCGAAGCGGCCCCGATTTCGAGCGTCCACCTCTGGTTTGACCGCGAGATCACGAAGCTGCCGCACGCGGTCCTCGTCGGCCGGCTCAGTCAGTGGCTGTTCAACCGTCACCGGATCCTGAAGCGGGGCAGCGGACACGAGTCGTACGAGTACCAGGTGGTGATCAGTGCCAGCCGCATGCTGGCCGGAGACGCGCGCGAGGATACGATTGCGAAGGTTGTCGCCGAACTGGCCGACATCTGGCCGGACGTGTCGGAGGCCCGCCTCCAGCACGCCCGGGTGGTGACCGAGCATCGGGCGGTCTTTTCGGTCACTCCGGGAGCCGAACGCCTGCGGCCGGGACAGCAGTCTCCGATCCCGAACCTGCAGTTCGCGGGAGATTGGACACGTACGGGCTGGCCGGCCACGATGGAGGGCGCGGTGCGGAGCGGCTATCTGGCCGCGGAGAATGTCCTCGAGCGGCTGGGACAACCGCGACGGATCCTGTGCGACGATCTGCCCTGCAGCCGATGGTCGCAGTGGTTGCTGGGGCTGACAACATCCGGGGCTTCGGGAGTGCGAAGGCCAGCATGA
- a CDS encoding ComF family protein, translated as MPGIHRTASFRGLKQHGRTVLAAAQDFVFPPACVYCAKPLAGSRRAGKPTGTRHICGTCRLALAGQGGPACLRCGAPVGPNVRIDAGCIHCRDDRFAFAAVAALGVYAGPLKSACLAAKESGGGALMAALGELLWERHRELISGWNAECILPVPHHWMTRLWTGQLPPVVLAHRLGRRLKVPVAGHILRKVRRTPAQSSLPPSGRRANLRDAFRLASGMRIAGARVLLTDDILTTGTTTHRIARLLRQAGAAEVNVAVIARGLGSRGSAPATPATEPQQW; from the coding sequence ATGCCGGGCATCCACCGCACAGCGTCGTTTCGGGGACTGAAGCAGCATGGGCGAACGGTCCTGGCTGCGGCACAGGATTTCGTCTTTCCGCCGGCCTGCGTTTATTGCGCGAAGCCTCTTGCGGGCAGCCGAAGAGCGGGCAAACCGACGGGAACGCGGCACATCTGCGGCACCTGTCGGCTGGCGCTGGCCGGGCAGGGTGGACCGGCCTGTCTGCGGTGCGGCGCGCCGGTCGGCCCCAACGTGCGGATCGATGCCGGCTGCATTCACTGCCGTGACGACCGCTTCGCATTCGCCGCCGTGGCAGCCCTGGGAGTCTACGCGGGACCGCTGAAGTCCGCCTGCCTGGCCGCCAAGGAGTCGGGTGGAGGGGCGCTGATGGCGGCGCTTGGCGAACTGCTGTGGGAACGGCATCGGGAACTCATCTCGGGCTGGAACGCAGAATGCATTCTGCCGGTGCCTCACCACTGGATGACGCGGTTGTGGACCGGTCAGCTTCCACCGGTCGTTCTGGCCCACCGTCTCGGTCGCCGCTTGAAGGTGCCGGTAGCCGGCCATATACTCCGCAAGGTTCGGCGCACACCTGCACAGTCGTCATTGCCGCCCAGCGGTCGCCGGGCGAACCTTCGGGACGCGTTCCGGCTTGCTTCCGGAATGCGCATCGCTGGTGCCCGGGTTCTGCTCACCGATGATATTCTGACGACCGGCACCACCACCCACAGGATTGCACGACTTCTCAGGCAGGCAGGAGCAGCGGAAGTCAATGTGGCAGTGATCGCCCGCGGGTTGGGCAGTCGCGGCAGCGCACCGGCCACCCCCGCAACCGAACCTCAGCAGTGGTAA
- a CDS encoding DUF502 domain-containing protein: MSADTSDGKKRDLTVTQVFLRGLAISLPTIVTIVILIWILRGAKEYIVDPATWTVKYVLALSLNDSVQTRGESPRLTRLQYGPELEFCGDNYLVTESLQQAYDDFLRQEQRIRQSTEGIDDPVDAVRSLEQRRADWLMAQALADRGGVYVPFGPEAVPYRHFVVVARLSRPGSMPSSATGLYMEYAADRYFGSVFHLSAVAVIIIIVALYFLGRFVNVRIGGWLVGKFESELLGRLPVVRNVYGSVKQVTDFLFSENQVEYRRVVAIEYPRRGIWSIGLVTGESMLDVATAVGEPCVSILIPSSPMPMTGYTMNVPRSEVLDLNLTVDQAMQFCISCGVLVPPHERVTPQLLQEHLARKLAEGFRGDATQRSGTPKLNEYNVQYPGKPTIVDPAPGRAPHEEQDDSES, from the coding sequence ATGTCGGCAGATACGAGTGACGGTAAGAAGCGGGACCTGACGGTGACGCAGGTGTTTCTGCGGGGACTGGCGATCAGCCTCCCCACCATCGTCACCATCGTGATCCTCATCTGGATCCTGCGGGGCGCGAAGGAATACATCGTCGATCCGGCCACCTGGACCGTCAAATACGTCCTCGCACTCTCCCTGAATGACTCCGTCCAGACACGCGGCGAATCGCCGCGGCTGACCCGGCTGCAGTACGGTCCGGAACTGGAGTTCTGCGGCGACAACTATCTGGTCACCGAGTCGCTGCAACAGGCTTACGACGACTTCCTGCGGCAGGAACAGAGAATCCGCCAGTCGACTGAAGGAATCGACGATCCGGTCGACGCGGTCCGCTCGCTCGAGCAGCGGCGTGCTGACTGGCTGATGGCGCAGGCTCTGGCCGATCGAGGGGGCGTCTACGTCCCCTTCGGCCCCGAAGCAGTTCCGTACCGGCACTTTGTGGTCGTGGCCCGCCTCTCGCGGCCCGGATCGATGCCCAGTTCCGCCACCGGCCTGTACATGGAGTATGCCGCCGACCGGTACTTCGGTAGCGTGTTTCATCTCAGTGCCGTCGCCGTCATTATCATCATCGTCGCGCTCTACTTCCTCGGCCGCTTCGTCAACGTCCGGATCGGAGGCTGGCTGGTCGGCAAGTTCGAGTCCGAACTGCTCGGACGCCTGCCGGTCGTCCGCAATGTCTACGGCTCGGTCAAACAGGTGACCGACTTTCTGTTCAGCGAGAATCAGGTCGAGTATCGCCGCGTCGTGGCCATCGAATACCCCCGGCGGGGCATCTGGTCGATCGGACTGGTGACCGGCGAGAGCATGCTCGATGTGGCCACGGCCGTTGGTGAGCCGTGCGTGAGCATTCTGATACCGAGTTCACCGATGCCGATGACCGGCTACACGATGAACGTTCCCCGCAGCGAAGTGCTCGACCTGAATCTGACCGTCGACCAGGCAATGCAGTTCTGCATTTCGTGTGGCGTGCTTGTTCCACCGCACGAACGCGTGACTCCGCAACTGCTGCAGGAGCATCTCGCCCGCAAACTGGCCGAAGGCTTTCGTGGCGACGCGACTCAGCGGTCGGGGACGCCGAAGCTCAACGAATATAATGTCCAGTATCCGGGGAAGCCGACGATCGTCGATCCTGCCCCGGGCCGTGCTCCGCACGAAGAACAGGATGACTCGGAATCGTGA
- the hemC gene encoding hydroxymethylbilane synthase: protein MTASTSKRTVRIATRASSLAMWQAEHVAGLLAAQRPDVTVEIVKISTRGDRDLKEPLHAMGGQGVFTREVQHAVLDGRTDLAVHSLKDLPTQSAEGLCLAGVPERGPRFDALVLPAGAGVGSFEELPEGARIGTGSLRRRAQLLHVRNDLEMLEIRGNVETRLRKLDEGEYDALIMAVAGLERLGLQDRISQVLEPPLMLPAVGQAALGIECRDDDEEVIGMLAAISDPVARAEVVAERACLATLRAGCHAPVGTLTRLDLESRTLTIDAVVLSADGQQRVDASESGSVADADVCGRRVAEALRENGAEALLTPETDND from the coding sequence GTGACCGCCTCGACTTCAAAACGGACCGTCCGCATCGCAACCCGCGCCAGCAGCCTGGCGATGTGGCAGGCGGAGCATGTGGCCGGCCTGCTCGCCGCACAGCGACCCGATGTCACGGTCGAGATCGTCAAGATCTCCACGCGGGGTGACCGCGATCTGAAGGAGCCGCTGCACGCCATGGGCGGGCAGGGGGTCTTCACCCGCGAGGTCCAGCATGCGGTGCTCGACGGACGGACCGATCTGGCCGTGCACAGCCTGAAGGATCTGCCGACGCAGTCTGCTGAGGGACTCTGCCTGGCTGGTGTGCCGGAGCGGGGACCGCGGTTCGATGCGCTGGTCCTGCCGGCCGGAGCCGGGGTCGGGTCATTCGAAGAATTGCCGGAAGGAGCGCGCATCGGTACCGGCAGCCTTCGGCGACGGGCCCAGTTGCTGCATGTCCGCAATGATCTCGAGATGCTCGAGATCCGTGGCAACGTCGAGACGCGGCTGCGAAAGCTGGACGAGGGAGAGTACGACGCCCTCATTATGGCGGTAGCCGGGCTCGAGCGACTCGGCCTGCAGGATCGGATCAGCCAGGTGCTCGAGCCGCCGCTGATGCTCCCCGCGGTGGGTCAGGCGGCGCTGGGAATCGAGTGCCGGGATGACGACGAGGAAGTGATCGGGATGCTCGCTGCGATCTCCGATCCCGTCGCGCGTGCCGAAGTCGTTGCCGAGCGTGCCTGCCTGGCGACGCTGCGTGCCGGCTGCCATGCCCCCGTCGGAACGCTGACGCGACTTGATCTCGAATCCCGCACATTGACGATCGATGCCGTGGTGCTCTCTGCCGACGGACAGCAGCGGGTCGATGCCAGCGAGTCCGGATCGGTGGCGGACGCCGATGTCTGTGGTCGCCGTGTGGCCGAGGCCCTCCGCGAGAATGGTGCCGAGGCTCTGCTGACGCCGGAAACGGACAACGACTGA
- a CDS encoding phytanoyl-CoA dioxygenase family protein — protein sequence MTDSDWLRTLEHDGCVMLRNVLDASEIAAMTSALDAAFRADAETSESVRQRSGQVYAVRNVLTICPDILRLWRHPRLVGAVHGVLGRDAGLVRGLFFDKPPDQTWALPWHKDLTIAVRDRPEGSPPGYSPLRRRAGVPHCEPPLEVLESMLTLRIHLDAMTEANGPLEVLPGSHRTGKQLRIDDFDPVTLHAAAGDVLLMRPLLAHCSGKSRPATGQHRRILHLEFAAGPQLAGGLGWSEFHPVTAGA from the coding sequence GTGACGGACAGCGACTGGCTCAGGACGCTCGAGCACGACGGCTGTGTGATGCTGCGGAATGTGCTCGATGCGAGTGAAATTGCCGCGATGACGTCCGCTCTCGATGCGGCCTTTCGTGCGGATGCGGAGACGTCGGAATCCGTTCGGCAGCGATCCGGCCAGGTCTACGCCGTACGGAACGTGCTGACCATCTGTCCTGACATTCTCCGATTGTGGCGTCATCCACGTCTGGTGGGCGCCGTTCATGGCGTCCTTGGACGCGACGCCGGACTGGTGCGGGGACTGTTCTTCGACAAGCCGCCCGATCAGACCTGGGCCCTGCCGTGGCACAAGGATCTGACGATTGCCGTCCGTGATCGTCCGGAAGGATCGCCGCCCGGGTACTCGCCGCTCCGCAGAAGGGCCGGCGTGCCGCACTGCGAACCGCCGCTCGAAGTCCTGGAATCCATGCTGACACTGCGGATTCACCTGGACGCGATGACTGAAGCGAACGGGCCGTTGGAGGTGCTTCCCGGTTCACACCGCACGGGCAAACAGTTGCGGATCGATGACTTCGATCCGGTCACATTGCACGCCGCGGCTGGCGATGTTCTGCTGATGCGTCCGCTGCTGGCGCACTGCAGTGGGAAGTCGCGACCGGCGACCGGGCAGCATCGCCGCATCCTGCACCTGGAATTCGCCGCGGGGCCGCAGCTTGCGGGTGGTCTTGGCTGGTCGGAGTTCCATCCGGTGACAGCCGGAGCGTGA
- a CDS encoding universal stress protein, protein MLPRFRHILIPVDFTEKNRAALEIAFEMSAHNRARVTLLHVIETLDGIDDDDDVQNLYDRLAVRASSELESLVQRFSDSGQEAEYKVRYGKRVLEIVSYAADRDVDLVVMSSHPVDRQHPVQSIATVSYQVSLLCECPVLLVK, encoded by the coding sequence ATGCTTCCACGATTCCGACACATCCTGATTCCTGTCGATTTCACCGAGAAGAACCGGGCTGCACTCGAGATCGCTTTCGAGATGTCGGCCCATAACCGGGCCCGGGTGACCCTGCTGCACGTGATCGAGACGCTCGATGGGATCGACGACGACGACGATGTCCAGAACCTGTACGACCGTCTCGCGGTCCGGGCCAGTTCCGAACTCGAATCGCTCGTGCAGCGTTTCAGCGATTCCGGCCAGGAGGCCGAGTACAAGGTCCGTTACGGCAAGCGTGTTCTCGAGATCGTCAGTTACGCTGCCGACCGCGACGTCGACCTGGTCGTGATGAGCTCGCACCCGGTCGACCGCCAGCATCCGGTACAGAGTATCGCCACGGTCAGCTACCAGGTCTCGCTGCTCTGCGAATGCCCCGTCCTGCTGGTGAAGTAG
- a CDS encoding glycosyltransferase family 4 protein, whose amino-acid sequence MLQLPERPVKRIGFVSFRISGTDGVSLEIGKWTEILERMGYECFFVCGHSDRPEEKTFQIEEADFRHPDVAEINRECFGRIHRSPQVSSLIRSTATTIKEQLYTAIHSLNLDLLIAENCLTIPMNIPLGSALEDFVMETRMPCIAHHHDFVWERQRYMVNAVQDYLHAIFPPPLPEIGHIVISSVAGEEFGRRTGLQYRVVPNVMNFDEPPPGPDEYSSDFRESFGIGPDDFLILQPTRVVPRKGIEHTIELIRRLDDPRCKLMITHNHTDEGSGYYERIRSYARLLGVEVIFATERICSRRHVKSDGRKCYSIWDAYPHADLIAYPSTYEGFGNAFLEAVHFRKPVFCNRYTIFQTDIEPLGFRCAAMDGFLTDRAVEEVRALLFDNDRREVMVEHNYQLARRYFSYHRVENELRSLLSPPWAAGRC is encoded by the coding sequence ATGCTGCAACTCCCCGAGCGACCCGTTAAACGAATCGGCTTCGTCTCCTTCCGAATCTCAGGCACTGATGGCGTCAGCCTCGAGATCGGCAAGTGGACCGAGATCCTGGAACGGATGGGCTACGAGTGCTTTTTCGTCTGCGGACACAGCGATCGTCCGGAAGAGAAAACGTTTCAAATCGAGGAAGCCGACTTCCGGCATCCCGACGTCGCCGAGATCAACCGCGAGTGCTTCGGCCGGATTCATCGGTCCCCGCAGGTCAGCAGCCTCATCCGCTCGACGGCCACCACCATCAAGGAGCAGCTGTACACAGCGATCCATTCGCTCAACCTCGACCTGCTGATCGCCGAGAACTGCCTGACGATCCCGATGAACATTCCGCTGGGCTCGGCACTCGAGGACTTCGTCATGGAAACGCGGATGCCCTGCATCGCGCATCATCATGACTTCGTGTGGGAGCGGCAGCGGTACATGGTCAACGCCGTGCAGGACTACCTGCACGCCATCTTTCCTCCCCCGTTGCCCGAGATCGGCCACATTGTCATCAGTAGCGTCGCCGGTGAAGAGTTCGGTCGCCGCACGGGACTGCAGTACCGTGTCGTTCCCAACGTGATGAACTTTGATGAGCCGCCGCCGGGCCCGGACGAATACTCGTCCGACTTTCGCGAGTCGTTCGGGATCGGACCGGACGATTTTCTGATCCTGCAGCCGACGCGGGTGGTTCCTCGCAAAGGAATCGAACACACGATCGAGCTGATCCGGCGACTCGACGACCCGCGGTGCAAGCTGATGATTACTCACAACCACACCGATGAAGGAAGCGGCTACTATGAACGGATCCGTTCGTACGCCCGGCTACTGGGTGTGGAGGTCATCTTCGCCACCGAACGGATCTGCAGCCGTCGCCACGTCAAATCGGACGGTCGCAAGTGCTACTCGATCTGGGACGCCTATCCGCATGCGGACCTGATCGCGTATCCCTCGACGTATGAAGGATTCGGGAACGCGTTTCTGGAAGCAGTCCACTTCCGCAAGCCGGTTTTCTGCAACCGCTACACGATCTTCCAGACGGACATTGAGCCTCTCGGGTTTCGCTGTGCAGCGATGGACGGATTCCTGACCGACCGGGCAGTCGAAGAAGTTCGCGCACTCCTCTTCGACAATGACCGCCGAGAGGTTATGGTGGAACACAACTACCAGCTCGCACGTCGTTACTTCTCGTACCATCGTGTCGAGAACGAGCTGCGTAGTCTGTTGTCACCTCCCTGGGCTGCCGGTCGGTGTTGA